From one Microlunatus sp. Gsoil 973 genomic stretch:
- a CDS encoding MarR family winged helix-turn-helix transcriptional regulator: protein MVERSRTQTGSDGQDRIAYQTRRLQQLLRRTGDAALQATGLTLAQYTVMRVIAELPDASSAEIARQCSVSRQSLQDLIRILRDHGFVRVAEQPVSGRSLPIRITPEGRKVLRKADRAISRIEDRMVSGIPAKDVDRTIALLGRCAANLEAL, encoded by the coding sequence ATGGTTGAGCGATCGAGAACGCAGACGGGGAGCGACGGACAGGATCGGATCGCCTACCAGACCCGGCGGCTGCAACAACTGCTCCGCCGGACCGGTGACGCTGCGCTGCAGGCCACCGGACTCACCCTGGCCCAGTACACCGTGATGCGCGTGATCGCGGAGCTGCCTGATGCCTCCTCTGCCGAGATCGCCCGTCAGTGCAGCGTGAGCCGGCAGTCCCTGCAGGACCTGATCCGGATCCTGCGCGACCACGGCTTCGTCCGGGTCGCCGAACAACCGGTGAGCGGCCGGTCGCTGCCGATCCGGATCACCCCGGAGGGTCGCAAGGTGCTGCGGAAGGCCGACCGGGCGATCAGTCGCATCGAGGACCGGATGGTCTCAGGCATCCCGGCCAAGGACGTCGACCGGACGATCGCCCTGCTCGGCCGGTGTGCGGCGAACCTCGAGGCGCTCTGA
- a CDS encoding nicotinate phosphoribosyltransferase, protein MLRAAFQSGSANRRCVFELFGRRLPDGRRYGVVAGVGRALRALSHFRFDDESRQFLLDRGIVDGQTADWLADYRFSGNIWGYAEGDIYFPGSPLLIVESTFAEAVLLETLMLSIYNHDSAIASAASRMTAVADGRPCLEMGARRTQELAAVAAARAAYIAGFTGTSSLEAGRRYSVPTIGTSAHAFTLLHDTEEDAFAAQVAAMGTDTTLLVDTYDVDNAVRTAVRLTEGGIGSVRLDSGDLPALAKHVRGLLDELGATETKIIVTSDLDEWQIAALAGAPVDGYGVGTALVTGSGHPTSGFVYKMVARAASDEPDAPMVHVAKKSTAKATIGGRKYPWRRFDAAGVAETELIGIDTNPQLEHGRPLLVPLVLDGEIVGREPLAAARDRHEQARAELPLDALKMSRGEPVIETVFVQER, encoded by the coding sequence ATGCTGCGCGCGGCGTTCCAGTCCGGTTCGGCAAACCGCCGGTGCGTCTTCGAACTCTTCGGCCGCCGGCTGCCCGACGGCCGGCGCTACGGCGTGGTCGCCGGTGTCGGCAGGGCGCTGCGGGCACTGTCCCACTTCCGCTTCGACGACGAATCCCGGCAGTTCCTGCTGGATCGAGGGATCGTCGACGGGCAGACCGCCGACTGGCTCGCCGACTACCGCTTCAGCGGGAACATCTGGGGCTACGCCGAGGGTGACATCTATTTCCCGGGTTCGCCGCTGCTGATCGTGGAGAGCACCTTCGCCGAGGCGGTGCTGCTGGAGACCCTGATGCTCAGCATCTACAACCACGACTCTGCGATCGCTTCCGCAGCGTCCCGGATGACCGCGGTCGCCGACGGCCGACCGTGCCTGGAGATGGGCGCCCGGCGCACCCAGGAGCTGGCCGCGGTCGCCGCCGCTCGGGCCGCCTACATCGCCGGGTTCACCGGCACCTCCTCACTTGAGGCCGGCCGCCGCTACAGCGTGCCAACCATCGGCACCTCCGCGCACGCGTTCACGCTGCTGCACGACACCGAGGAGGACGCGTTCGCCGCCCAGGTGGCCGCGATGGGCACCGACACGACACTGCTCGTCGACACCTACGACGTCGACAACGCGGTCCGTACGGCGGTCCGGCTGACCGAGGGCGGCATCGGCTCGGTCCGGCTGGACTCCGGTGACCTGCCGGCCCTGGCCAAACACGTCCGGGGGCTGCTTGACGAGCTGGGCGCCACCGAGACCAAGATCATCGTCACCAGCGACCTCGACGAGTGGCAGATCGCAGCACTGGCCGGCGCTCCGGTTGATGGCTACGGCGTCGGAACGGCCCTGGTCACCGGCTCCGGCCACCCGACCTCGGGTTTCGTCTACAAGATGGTGGCGCGGGCCGCATCCGACGAACCGGACGCGCCGATGGTCCACGTCGCCAAGAAGAGCACCGCCAAGGCGACCATCGGCGGCCGCAAGTATCCGTGGCGCCGGTTCGACGCCGCGGGTGTTGCCGAGACCGAGTTGATCGGGATAGACACGAACCCTCAGCTGGAGCACGGCCGGCCGCTGTTGGTCCCGCTGGTCCTCGACGGGGAGATCGTCGGCCGGGAACCGTTGGCCGCAGCCCGGGACCGCCACGAGCAGGCCCGGGCGGAACTACCGTTGGACGCGTTGAAGATGTCCCGCGGTGAACCGGTGATCGAGACAGTCTTCGTCCAGGAGCGCTGA
- a CDS encoding MFS transporter: protein MTSPATDPVTLDSPEQPAVSRKALTIGLCAVIVGIAFEAAAVATAMPVAARQLHGLGAYAWAYSLFTIGMLFSTVVGGRLSDRIGPAKPLVLGMIIFAGGLVIGGTSVSWLMLIFGRLVQGLGGGMLNTAAYVCIAQVFPPAQRPRMFTYISMAWVLPGIAGPAAAAWITHTLSWHWAFFAVLPVLGFGALMLAPTLRMLLRRGLPPSTEAQGAPAPIWAATLAALSAVAIQYAGQRLDLLAILPAAAGIVGLAVSLPRLMPPRFMRLARGLPAVVLTRMLLPGAFFGAEAFVPLMLVEQRHLALTLAGGVLTVGSVGWFAGAWVQSQRWMTLRRDRMVMLGTACVAAGVGLITVAALLPTSWIGLVAIAWIIAAFGMGVATASSTVATMSFSSDAEQGRNASSLNLGDALGSGLFVGISGSVFTALRSGGDLATTFGSAFLVMAFVGALSVFASSRIGRVPEH from the coding sequence GTGACAAGCCCAGCAACCGATCCGGTGACCCTCGACAGCCCCGAACAACCTGCCGTCAGCAGGAAAGCTCTGACCATCGGGTTGTGCGCGGTCATCGTCGGGATCGCGTTCGAGGCGGCGGCGGTCGCGACCGCCATGCCGGTGGCCGCCCGGCAACTGCACGGGCTGGGCGCCTACGCGTGGGCCTACTCGCTGTTCACCATCGGCATGCTGTTCTCGACCGTCGTCGGCGGCCGGCTGAGCGACCGGATCGGGCCGGCCAAACCGCTGGTTCTCGGTATGATTATCTTTGCCGGCGGCCTGGTGATCGGCGGCACCTCGGTCAGTTGGTTGATGCTGATCTTCGGGCGGCTGGTCCAGGGGCTCGGCGGCGGCATGCTGAACACCGCCGCCTACGTCTGCATCGCCCAGGTGTTCCCGCCGGCGCAGCGGCCACGGATGTTCACCTACATCTCCATGGCCTGGGTGCTGCCCGGTATCGCCGGGCCGGCGGCCGCGGCCTGGATCACCCACACCCTCAGCTGGCACTGGGCCTTCTTCGCCGTCCTGCCGGTGCTCGGCTTCGGCGCCCTGATGCTGGCCCCGACGCTGCGGATGTTGCTCCGCCGCGGGCTGCCGCCGAGCACCGAAGCCCAGGGTGCCCCTGCGCCGATCTGGGCCGCCACCCTCGCCGCACTGTCAGCAGTCGCCATCCAGTACGCGGGCCAGCGGTTGGACCTGCTTGCCATCCTTCCGGCGGCGGCGGGCATCGTCGGTCTGGCGGTCAGCCTGCCCCGACTGATGCCGCCGCGGTTCATGCGGTTGGCCCGCGGTCTCCCCGCGGTGGTGCTGACCCGGATGCTGCTGCCCGGCGCGTTCTTCGGCGCCGAGGCGTTCGTCCCGCTGATGCTGGTGGAACAACGGCATCTGGCGCTCACCCTGGCCGGCGGTGTGCTGACCGTCGGGTCCGTCGGCTGGTTCGCCGGCGCCTGGGTGCAGTCCCAGCGCTGGATGACGCTGCGCCGGGACCGGATGGTCATGTTGGGCACCGCCTGCGTTGCCGCCGGTGTCGGCCTGATCACCGTCGCGGCTCTGCTGCCGACCTCCTGGATCGGGCTGGTGGCGATCGCCTGGATCATCGCCGCGTTCGGGATGGGGGTCGCCACGGCGAGTTCGACGGTGGCCACCATGTCGTTCTCCTCCGACGCCGAACAGGGCCGCAACGCGTCCTCGCTGAACCTCGGTGACGCCCTGGGATCCGGTCTGTTCGTGGGGATCTCCGGCTCGGTGTTCACCGCATTGCGGTCCGGCGGTGACCTGGCCACCACCTTCGGTTCCGCCTTCCTGGTGATGGCCTTCGTCGGTGCCCTCAGCGTCTTCGCCTCGAGCCGGATCGGTCGGGTGCCCGAGCACTGA
- a CDS encoding isochorismatase family protein → MRGRLPCGGGGAATAARISELLSGDHDYDVVVATRDHHIDPGSHFSAAPDYIDSWPAHCVVGTDGAEFHDQLRFRDFAGVFDKGEYQAAYSGFEGRNGDGTSLQDFLTGAAVDRVDVVGIATDYCVRATALDASAAGFDTSVRLDLTAAVAPDRIQRTYDDWSRAGVRVSGSLPVPPAL, encoded by the coding sequence CTGCGAGGGCGGCTCCCTTGCGGTGGCGGCGGCGCGGCCACCGCAGCGCGGATCTCCGAACTGCTGTCCGGTGATCACGACTATGACGTCGTGGTCGCCACCCGCGACCACCACATCGATCCGGGCAGCCACTTCTCCGCCGCACCCGACTACATCGACAGCTGGCCGGCCCACTGTGTGGTCGGCACCGACGGCGCGGAATTCCATGATCAACTGCGCTTCCGGGACTTCGCCGGCGTGTTCGACAAGGGCGAATACCAGGCGGCGTACTCCGGATTCGAGGGCAGGAACGGCGACGGCACGAGCCTGCAGGACTTCCTCACCGGGGCCGCAGTCGACCGGGTCGACGTCGTCGGAATCGCCACCGACTACTGCGTCCGGGCAACGGCTCTTGATGCGTCGGCCGCCGGGTTCGACACGTCCGTACGGCTGGACCTCACCGCTGCAGTCGCACCGGACCGGATCCAACGGACCTACGACGACTGGAGCAGGGCCGGAGTCAGGGTCAGCGGATCCCTTCCGGTTCCTCCAGCGCTCTGA
- the clpS gene encoding ATP-dependent Clp protease adapter ClpS, protein MDGMPATSDPVLAPAGGTAIEDRPIEESYDQSPWATIVWDDPVNLMSYVAHVFAIYFHYSKSKAHRLMMAVHTEGKAIVATGSREEMERDVTAMHEYGLWATLDRADAG, encoded by the coding sequence ATGGACGGTATGCCCGCAACCTCTGATCCAGTTCTGGCTCCTGCCGGCGGGACCGCGATCGAGGACCGCCCGATCGAGGAGTCATACGACCAGTCGCCCTGGGCAACCATCGTCTGGGACGACCCGGTCAACCTGATGTCCTACGTCGCCCACGTCTTCGCGATCTATTTCCACTACTCCAAATCCAAGGCCCACCGGCTGATGATGGCGGTGCACACCGAGGGTAAGGCCATCGTCGCGACCGGCAGCCGCGAGGAGATGGAGCGGGACGTGACCGCGATGCACGAGTACGGTCTGTGGGCCACGCTCGACCGGGCCGACGCCGGATAG
- a CDS encoding DUF2017 domain-containing protein, whose protein sequence is MHKFKRRGGVISTDLSADEVGMLESLLHELIDLIGEGTGEAGSAGDADDPFAAWAEELADDQPVEPPDDPVLRRLLPDAYPDDPKASAEFRRFTDRTLRRKKITDAEVALGHLAATEGGRQDLRIPVEEVDSWLRVLTSLRLAVAGRLGITDNVTADEIASIPEDDPRSFLVSVYDWLGFAQETLVLAL, encoded by the coding sequence ATGCACAAATTCAAGCGCCGCGGCGGGGTGATCAGCACCGATCTGAGTGCCGACGAGGTCGGCATGCTGGAGTCGCTGCTGCACGAGTTGATCGACCTGATCGGCGAAGGAACCGGCGAGGCCGGTTCCGCCGGTGACGCCGACGACCCGTTCGCGGCCTGGGCCGAGGAGTTGGCCGACGACCAGCCGGTCGAACCACCCGATGACCCGGTGCTCCGCCGGCTGTTGCCCGACGCGTACCCCGACGACCCCAAGGCGTCCGCGGAGTTCCGCCGCTTCACCGACCGCACGCTGCGGCGGAAGAAGATCACCGACGCCGAGGTGGCGCTGGGCCACCTGGCGGCGACCGAGGGCGGACGGCAGGACCTGCGGATCCCGGTCGAGGAGGTCGACAGCTGGCTCCGCGTGCTGACCAGCCTGCGCCTGGCGGTGGCCGGCCGGCTCGGGATCACCGACAACGTCACCGCAGACGAGATCGCCTCGATCCCCGAGGACGATCCGCGGTCCTTCCTGGTCAGCGTCTACGACTGGCTGGGATTCGCCCAGGAGACCCTGGTCCTGGCCCTGTGA
- a CDS encoding DEAD/DEAH box helicase, producing MRAATGLPPAFPNRAAWGTTKQLRAWQAAALEKYFADNPKDFLAVATPGAGKTSFALTLAANLFARRTIDRVVVVAPTEHLKTQWAEAADKINIPIDPNFGSKQGRTSKDFKGIALTYAGVAANPLALRIRVEGFKTLVILDEVHHAGDSMGWGDAVREAFEPATRRLALTGTPFRSDANPIPFVRYEPDGSGALRSVADYSYGYGPALQDGIVRPVLFMAYSGDMHWRTKAGDEVAARLGEPLTRDLTNQALRTALDPSGSWIPAVLTAADQRLTEVRQHVPDAGGLVIATDQTHARAYADILKSITGRKPVLVLSDEAQSGRRISKFAAGDDRWMVAVRMVSEGVDVPRLAVGVYATMTATPLFFAQAVGRFVRARAKGETASVFLPSAPHLLRYAADMEVERDHALKPRSEDEAQLLVEAERTENEPDADLDGEHSFAALASDADFDRVVFDGGEFGLGAYRGSDDELDYLGIPGLLEADQVKDLLRQHQARQVARGGAEPPESYSTHRRLRELRKELNGLVAAWHHRTGKPHGMIHAALVSECGGPPSAVAAEDQLQQRIDTIRQWAVSGT from the coding sequence ATGCGGGCCGCCACCGGCCTGCCCCCGGCATTCCCGAACCGGGCCGCCTGGGGGACGACGAAGCAGTTGCGGGCCTGGCAGGCCGCGGCCCTGGAGAAGTACTTCGCCGACAATCCGAAGGATTTCCTGGCGGTCGCCACGCCCGGTGCCGGCAAGACGTCCTTCGCGCTCACCCTGGCGGCCAACCTGTTCGCCCGGCGGACGATCGACCGGGTTGTCGTCGTCGCACCGACGGAGCACCTGAAGACCCAGTGGGCCGAAGCCGCGGACAAGATCAATATCCCGATCGACCCCAACTTCGGCAGCAAACAGGGCAGGACGAGCAAGGATTTCAAGGGGATCGCCCTGACCTATGCCGGCGTCGCCGCCAACCCGCTGGCCCTGCGGATCCGGGTCGAGGGGTTCAAGACGTTGGTGATCCTCGATGAAGTGCACCACGCCGGGGACTCGATGGGCTGGGGCGACGCGGTCCGGGAGGCGTTCGAGCCGGCGACAAGGCGGCTGGCGCTGACCGGTACGCCGTTTCGATCCGACGCCAACCCGATCCCGTTCGTCCGCTACGAGCCGGACGGCTCCGGGGCGCTGCGGTCGGTCGCCGACTACTCCTACGGCTACGGCCCGGCGCTGCAGGACGGCATCGTCCGGCCGGTGCTGTTCATGGCCTACTCCGGCGACATGCACTGGCGTACCAAGGCCGGTGACGAGGTCGCCGCCCGGCTCGGCGAGCCACTGACCAGGGACCTGACCAACCAGGCGTTGCGCACCGCGCTCGACCCGTCCGGTTCCTGGATCCCGGCCGTGCTCACCGCCGCCGACCAGCGACTGACCGAGGTACGCCAGCACGTTCCCGATGCCGGCGGGCTGGTGATCGCCACCGACCAGACCCATGCCAGGGCGTACGCGGACATCCTCAAGTCGATCACCGGCCGGAAACCGGTACTGGTGCTCAGCGACGAGGCCCAGTCCGGTCGCAGGATCAGCAAGTTCGCCGCCGGGGACGACCGGTGGATGGTCGCCGTCCGGATGGTCTCCGAAGGCGTCGACGTGCCGCGACTGGCCGTCGGTGTGTACGCCACCATGACCGCGACGCCGTTGTTCTTCGCCCAGGCCGTCGGCCGGTTCGTCCGGGCCCGGGCCAAGGGTGAGACCGCGTCGGTGTTCCTGCCCAGCGCGCCGCATCTGCTGCGCTACGCCGCGGACATGGAGGTGGAACGCGATCACGCCCTGAAACCGCGGTCGGAGGACGAGGCACAACTGCTGGTCGAGGCCGAGCGGACCGAGAACGAACCCGACGCTGATCTCGACGGTGAGCACTCCTTCGCCGCGCTGGCCAGCGACGCCGACTTCGATCGGGTGGTCTTCGACGGCGGTGAGTTCGGACTCGGGGCCTATCGGGGCAGTGACGACGAACTGGACTATCTCGGCATTCCCGGGCTGTTGGAGGCCGATCAGGTCAAGGACCTGTTGCGGCAGCACCAGGCCAGACAGGTGGCCCGCGGCGGCGCGGAGCCCCCGGAGTCCTACAGCACCCACCGCAGGCTGCGCGAGTTGCGCAAGGAGCTGAACGGGCTGGTCGCCGCCTGGCATCACCGGACCGGCAAGCCGCACGGCATGATCCATGCCGCGCTGGTCTCCGAGTGCGGCGGGCCGCCGAGCGCGGTGGCCGCCGAAGATCAACTCCAGCAGCGGATCGACACCATCCGCCAGTGGGCGGTCTCAGGAACCTGA
- a CDS encoding RDD family protein, translating to MSDIPIGSPPVPPGRHAAPQGWYPDPVDHSRERYWDGWSWSRNTRTASNPAGYQQPVQHQQGQLQIHPQGPYQQPPRQDPYQQPYQQPHQQQPHQQRPYQQQPYQQQPYPQRTDQHAAGRAGVALTADGVPAAGWGWRFLAGIVDLMIVSIVADIFSIPIFIKMIPAIQDYFRAVVAATQRGEATPTISPTDLIGSSDQMLITLISLVVGMLYFSLFWRFKAATPAQLLCGLRVVPADHGHNTDLLPWPMVIVRALTWWVPIAVSSVLLIFTVINVLFPLGNVKRQAIHDLAAKTQIVRIR from the coding sequence GTGAGTGACATTCCGATCGGATCCCCGCCCGTACCGCCGGGTCGGCACGCGGCGCCCCAGGGCTGGTACCCCGATCCGGTCGATCACAGCCGGGAGCGTTACTGGGACGGCTGGTCCTGGTCGAGGAACACGCGTACCGCGAGTAACCCAGCCGGCTACCAGCAGCCGGTGCAGCACCAGCAGGGGCAGTTGCAGATCCATCCGCAGGGTCCCTATCAGCAGCCGCCCCGGCAGGACCCGTACCAGCAGCCGTACCAGCAGCCTCATCAGCAGCAGCCTCATCAGCAGCGGCCGTACCAGCAGCAGCCGTATCAGCAACAGCCCTATCCGCAACGCACCGACCAACATGCTGCCGGCCGGGCTGGCGTCGCGCTGACTGCGGACGGCGTCCCGGCGGCGGGCTGGGGCTGGCGGTTCCTTGCCGGGATCGTCGACCTGATGATCGTTTCGATCGTCGCCGACATCTTCAGCATCCCGATCTTCATCAAGATGATCCCGGCGATCCAGGACTACTTCCGGGCGGTCGTCGCCGCAACCCAACGGGGCGAGGCCACGCCGACGATCAGCCCGACGGACCTGATCGGCAGTAGCGACCAGATGCTGATTACGCTGATCTCCTTGGTGGTCGGGATGCTGTATTTCAGCCTGTTCTGGAGATTCAAGGCGGCAACCCCTGCGCAGCTGCTGTGCGGGCTGCGGGTCGTCCCCGCCGATCACGGGCACAACACCGACTTGTTACCGTGGCCGATGGTGATCGTCCGGGCGCTGACCTGGTGGGTACCGATAGCCGTCAGCAGCGTGTTGTTGATCTTCACCGTGATCAACGTGCTGTTCCCGCTCGGCAACGTCAAGCGGCAGGCGATCCACGATCTTGCCGCCAAGACCCAGATCGTCCGGATCAGGTAG
- a CDS encoding MmcQ/YjbR family DNA-binding protein has protein sequence MRDWTETDAERELDKVRRACLRLPETNERPSHGSPAFYVRDKKVFVYFWDDHHSDGRLCIWCAAPEGIQQQMIETEPERFFRPPYVGHRGWLGVHLREVGQEELTAIATDAYRCVAPRTLVRALEEPEGIR, from the coding sequence ATGCGGGACTGGACCGAAACAGACGCCGAGCGGGAGTTGGACAAGGTCCGGCGGGCCTGTCTCCGGCTGCCGGAGACCAACGAACGTCCCAGCCACGGCAGCCCGGCCTTCTACGTGCGTGACAAGAAGGTCTTCGTCTACTTCTGGGACGATCATCACTCCGACGGCCGGCTGTGCATCTGGTGCGCGGCTCCGGAGGGCATCCAGCAGCAGATGATCGAGACCGAACCGGAGAGGTTCTTCCGGCCGCCGTACGTCGGGCACCGCGGCTGGCTCGGGGTGCACCTGCGCGAGGTCGGCCAGGAGGAATTGACCGCGATCGCGACCGACGCCTATCGCTGCGTCGCGCCCAGGACACTGGTCAGAGCGCTGGAGGAACCGGAAGGGATCCGCTGA
- a CDS encoding heavy metal translocating P-type ATPase: MSSHRHQTQPGAEVTEIDPVCGMTVDRMTEHTAVQEGRTYYFCSAGCRTRFVERPDQYLGTPAGHPAPPDPQIDPGQVVEYTCPMHPEVRQPGPGACPICGMALEPVTVTADTGPSAELVDMTRRFWIGLVLAAPVLLLEMGGDLLSGFGSVLPPAVRIWVQFVLATPVVLWAGWPFFVRGWNSVRTRNLNMFTLIAMGTGVAWLYSVVATIAPGIFPASFREMGRVAVYYEAAAVITVLVLLGQVLELRAREQTSGAIRALLDLAPKTARRIGPDGDEDIPVDQVHIGDRLRIRPGEQIPVDGAVEDGRSSIDESLVTGESMPVTKTAGDTAIGGTLNASGTLIIRAEKVGRDTMLARIVTMVSEAQRSRAPIQRLADKVSGIFVPAVIAAAVVAFAVWALVGPQPRLAHGLVVAVAVLIIACPCALGLATPISIMVGVGRGARAGVLIKNAEALERMEKIDTVIVDKTGTLTEGRPTVTDIVTVDAAESEDDLLRLVAGVERASEHPLARAVVAAASARDLPIPEALDFDAPAGRGVTGVVEGHQVIVGTATLLADHGIDAGPLTEAADRFRSEGAVAVFIAVDSRPAGVLALSDPVKSTTAEAVRALRADGIDVVMLTGDNRVTADAVARRLGIDRIEAEVLPEHKSEIVTRLRGQGRAVAMAGDGVNDAPALAAADVGLAMSSGTDVAIESAGITLLHGDLLGIVRARRLSEAVMGNIRQNLVFAFIYNAAGIPIAAGVLYPAFGLLLSPMIAAAAMALSSVSVISNALRLRARRLD, translated from the coding sequence ATGAGCTCGCACCGCCATCAGACCCAACCTGGCGCTGAAGTCACCGAGATCGATCCGGTGTGCGGTATGACGGTCGACCGGATGACCGAGCACACCGCCGTTCAGGAGGGTCGGACCTACTACTTCTGCTCGGCGGGTTGCCGCACTCGGTTCGTCGAGCGACCGGATCAGTATCTGGGGACCCCGGCGGGTCACCCGGCGCCCCCGGATCCACAGATCGATCCGGGCCAGGTCGTCGAGTACACCTGCCCGATGCACCCCGAGGTGCGCCAACCCGGGCCTGGCGCCTGCCCGATCTGCGGCATGGCCCTCGAGCCGGTCACCGTCACGGCAGACACCGGTCCCAGCGCCGAACTGGTCGACATGACCCGACGGTTCTGGATCGGGCTGGTCCTGGCGGCACCCGTTCTGCTGCTGGAGATGGGCGGTGATCTACTGTCGGGCTTCGGCTCCGTGCTGCCGCCGGCTGTCCGGATCTGGGTGCAGTTCGTGCTCGCCACCCCGGTCGTGCTGTGGGCCGGGTGGCCGTTCTTCGTCCGCGGCTGGAACTCGGTCCGCACCCGCAACCTCAACATGTTCACCCTGATCGCGATGGGCACCGGGGTCGCCTGGCTCTACAGCGTGGTCGCCACCATCGCCCCGGGCATCTTCCCCGCATCCTTCCGGGAGATGGGCAGGGTCGCCGTCTACTACGAGGCAGCCGCGGTGATCACCGTGCTGGTGCTGCTCGGCCAGGTGCTCGAACTGCGCGCCCGGGAACAGACCTCCGGCGCGATCCGGGCGCTCCTTGACCTGGCACCGAAGACGGCCCGGAGGATCGGTCCCGACGGGGACGAGGACATACCGGTCGATCAGGTACACATCGGCGATCGGCTCCGGATCCGTCCCGGGGAACAGATCCCGGTCGACGGCGCGGTCGAGGACGGCCGCTCCTCGATCGACGAATCACTGGTCACCGGTGAGTCCATGCCGGTCACCAAGACCGCCGGCGACACCGCCATCGGCGGCACGTTGAACGCTTCCGGGACCTTGATCATTCGGGCCGAGAAGGTCGGTCGGGACACCATGCTGGCCCGGATCGTGACCATGGTCTCCGAAGCACAGCGGTCCCGCGCACCGATCCAGCGGCTGGCGGACAAGGTGTCCGGGATCTTCGTTCCGGCCGTGATCGCCGCTGCAGTCGTGGCCTTCGCTGTCTGGGCACTGGTCGGACCCCAGCCGCGGCTGGCTCACGGGCTGGTCGTCGCCGTCGCGGTGTTGATCATCGCCTGCCCCTGTGCGCTTGGTCTTGCCACGCCGATCTCGATCATGGTCGGTGTCGGCCGTGGCGCCCGGGCCGGTGTGTTGATCAAGAACGCCGAGGCCCTGGAACGCATGGAGAAGATCGACACGGTCATTGTCGACAAGACCGGCACGCTCACCGAGGGCCGGCCGACGGTGACCGACATCGTCACTGTCGACGCAGCCGAGTCCGAGGACGACCTGTTGCGGCTGGTGGCCGGGGTGGAACGCGCCTCCGAACACCCGCTGGCCCGGGCCGTCGTCGCGGCCGCATCGGCGCGCGACCTGCCGATCCCGGAAGCGCTTGACTTCGACGCACCCGCCGGCCGCGGCGTCACCGGCGTCGTCGAGGGCCATCAGGTCATCGTCGGAACCGCCACCCTGCTCGCCGACCACGGCATCGATGCCGGCCCGCTGACCGAGGCTGCCGACCGTTTCCGCAGCGAGGGCGCAGTGGCCGTCTTCATCGCCGTCGACTCCCGGCCGGCCGGCGTCCTGGCGTTGTCCGATCCGGTCAAGTCGACGACGGCGGAGGCTGTCCGAGCCCTGCGGGCCGACGGCATCGACGTGGTCATGCTGACCGGTGACAACCGGGTGACCGCGGACGCGGTCGCCCGTCGGCTCGGCATCGACCGGATCGAGGCCGAGGTGCTGCCTGAGCACAAGAGCGAGATCGTCACCCGGCTCCGCGGCCAGGGCCGTGCCGTGGCGATGGCGGGCGACGGTGTCAACGACGCTCCGGCGTTGGCCGCGGCCGATGTCGGGTTGGCCATGTCGTCGGGCACCGACGTCGCCATCGAGTCGGCGGGCATCACCCTGCTGCACGGCGATCTGCTGGGCATCGTCCGGGCCCGGCGGTTGTCCGAGGCAGTGATGGGCAACATCCGGCAGAACCTGGTGTTCGCGTTCATCTACAACGCCGCGGGCATCCCGATCGCTGCCGGCGTCCTGTATCCGGCGTTCGGACTGTTGTTGTCGCCGATGATCGCCGCCGCTGCGATGGCGCTGTCCTCGGTCTCGGTGATCAGCAACGCGCTCCGGCTGCGGGCCAGGCGGCTCGACTGA